CATCCGAAGGCCGCCTTTTGGGTCGACTTCGAAGACTTCGCGTTCTGGCGGCTCGACGTGACGGACGTCTACTTCGTGGGCGGCTTCGCGGCGATGGACTGGGTGACGGGGGAGGGCTACGCCGCGGCGCGCCCCGACCCGCTGGCCGACGCGGCCGAGGGCATCCTGGAGCATATGAATCGCGATCACACGGACGCCCTGCTCACGCTGGCCCGGGCTCATGCCGATGCCGCCGCCGAGGAAGCGACCATGCTCTCGGTGGACCGCTTGGGCTTCCGCGTGCGCGTGCGCAGCGGCGAGCGACTTCAGGGCGTCCGGATGTCCTTCCCGCGAGAAGTCACGACAGCGGAGAAGTGCCGCTCCGTGCTGATCGAGATGATCCGCGACGCGCGACGGTAGCGCGCGTCCCGAGGCTCAGTAGTCCTTCGGGTCGAGCCAATCGCGCAGGCCGTCGCCCGCCAGGTTGAAGGACAGGGCGAGGGAGAAGATGGCGAGCCCCGGCCACCAGGCCATCCAGGGCGCCGTCTCGAGGAACTGCTGCGCGGCGTTCAGCATGGTGCCCCAGCTCGGGTTCGGCGGCTGGACGCCCAGCCCCAGGAACGACAGGATGGCCTCGGCGATGATGGCGCCTGGTATGGAGACCGTGGCCTGGACGAGGAGCGCGCTCGTGATATTCGGCAGGATGTGCCGGCCCATCACGCGCAGGTCCCCGGCGCCGAGCGCGCGGGCGCCCTGGACGAACTCTTCTTCACGGGTTGAGAGCACGAGGCCGCGCGTGAGACGGATATAGGTCGGCGTCGCGGCCACGCCGATCGCCACCGTGGCGTTGGTGAGCGACGGACCCAGGATCGTGACGAGCCCGATGGCCAGGATGAGGAAGGGGAACGAGAGCCACGCGTCCGTCAGCCGCA
The genomic region above belongs to Candidatus Methylomirabilota bacterium and contains:
- a CDS encoding ABC transporter permease, which codes for MAPDAEATRLQLAWRRAARRPPALAGAAVVLLYVLLALGAPWVAPDDPLRTDWGQIRKAPSATHPFGTDDLGRDILSRVVYGTRISMQAGVFSIFLAMAIGVPAGLVAGFYRGVFDQLIMRLTDAWLSFPFLILAIGLVTILGPSLTNATVAIGVAATPTYIRLTRGLVLSTREEEFVQGARALGAGDLRVMGRHILPNITSALLVQATVSIPGAIIAEAILSFLGLGVQPPNPSWGTMLNAAQQFLETAPWMAWWPGLAIFSLALSFNLAGDGLRDWLDPKDY
- a CDS encoding DUF2470 domain-containing protein, with product MSRHAGPGPGGGPATPTTEPSYAERARTLVHLAHSGMLSTLSRRQPGHPFGSVMPYAPDDQGAPLLLISDMAMHTQNLEADARASLLATQPGWTEDPLAGGRVTLMGRAARVSDGERGTAREAYLARHPKAAFWVDFEDFAFWRLDVTDVYFVGGFAAMDWVTGEGYAAARPDPLADAAEGILEHMNRDHTDALLTLARAHADAAAEEATMLSVDRLGFRVRVRSGERLQGVRMSFPREVTTAEKCRSVLIEMIRDARR